One part of the Nitrospira defluvii genome encodes these proteins:
- the clpB gene encoding ATP-dependent chaperone ClpB, translated as MDMNRMTVKLQEALQSASALAMRRNHQGIDIEHLLMALLEQDQGIASSLIEQAGVSPAAVRQAADQALSKLPQVQGSGAAPGQIHLTPRLGSLLTKAEDHMKELRDDFISVEHIVLAMVEEGGVFRRLNLTRERLLTALQQVRGNQRVTSQDPEGTYQALEKYGRDLTKLAGQGKLDPVIGRDDEIRRTIQILSRRTKNNPVLIGEPGVGKTAIVEGLAQRIVKGDVPEGLKQKRVVVLDMGALVAGAKFRGEFEERLKAVLKEIQAAQGQVLLFIDELHTVVGAGAAEGAMDAANLLKPMLARGEMHLIGATTLDEYRKHIEKDAALERRFQTVLVDQPSVEDTISILRGLKERYEVHHGVRIKDAALVAAAKLSNRYIGDRFLPDKAIDLVDESAARLRTEIDSLPAELDEVSRKVLQLEIEREALKKETDPGSKARLQSIEKELAEKNRDLQALKTRWESEKNSVSKLRKIRQQIEDVKQQIDRSERAYDLNKVAELRYGELPRLERELELEQQSLGKKQNETRLLKEEVDEEDIAAVVSRWTGIPVTRLVEGEMEKLLKLDELLHTRVVGQEQAVTAVADAVVRARSGIKDPNRPIGSFLFLGPTGVGKTELARALSVTLFDDESNLIRIDMSEYMEKHTVARLIGAPPGYVGYEEGGQLTEAVRRHPFSVILFDEIEKAHHDVFNILLQVLDDGRLTDSQGRTVDFKNTVLIMTSNIGSQHILEAQQAGASYETMKAQVTSELRAHFRPEFLNRVDEIVVFHALGHEHLTKIVEIQLERLRARLMERRITLTVTPDALQNLGRRGYDPVYGARPLKRLIQQEIETPMARQLIKGELRDGDTAVVDLKDGQIVIVPTVAPQTPQQ; from the coding sequence ATGGACATGAACCGGATGACCGTCAAACTACAAGAGGCCCTGCAGAGTGCCTCAGCCCTTGCGATGCGCCGGAACCATCAGGGGATCGATATCGAACACCTGCTCATGGCGCTCTTGGAGCAGGATCAAGGGATCGCGAGTTCCCTGATTGAGCAAGCAGGGGTGTCTCCGGCCGCCGTCCGGCAGGCGGCGGATCAAGCGTTATCGAAACTGCCTCAGGTTCAGGGGTCTGGCGCGGCTCCTGGTCAGATCCATCTCACCCCTCGGCTGGGCTCCCTTCTCACAAAAGCCGAAGACCACATGAAGGAGTTGCGGGACGACTTCATCAGTGTGGAGCACATTGTCTTGGCAATGGTGGAAGAAGGAGGCGTATTCCGTCGCCTCAATCTGACACGCGAGCGCCTCCTCACGGCACTCCAGCAGGTGAGAGGAAACCAGCGGGTCACCAGTCAAGATCCGGAAGGCACCTATCAAGCACTTGAAAAATATGGCCGCGACCTCACGAAACTGGCCGGACAAGGCAAGCTGGATCCGGTGATCGGACGCGACGACGAAATCCGCCGCACCATTCAAATTTTGTCACGTCGGACAAAGAATAATCCGGTGCTCATCGGCGAACCCGGCGTCGGCAAGACCGCCATCGTCGAAGGGTTGGCGCAACGCATCGTCAAGGGCGATGTGCCGGAAGGGCTGAAACAAAAGCGTGTCGTGGTACTGGATATGGGCGCCTTGGTGGCGGGCGCCAAATTCCGCGGCGAATTCGAGGAACGGCTCAAAGCCGTGCTCAAGGAGATCCAGGCAGCGCAGGGACAGGTCCTGCTGTTCATCGACGAACTCCATACGGTAGTGGGAGCCGGTGCCGCAGAAGGGGCGATGGATGCCGCTAATCTCCTCAAGCCGATGCTGGCCAGGGGTGAAATGCATCTGATCGGCGCCACCACCCTCGATGAATACCGTAAACACATCGAGAAGGACGCCGCCCTGGAGCGGCGGTTTCAAACCGTCCTCGTCGATCAGCCGAGTGTCGAAGACACCATCTCGATCCTGCGCGGGCTGAAAGAACGTTACGAGGTCCACCACGGGGTTCGCATTAAGGATGCTGCGCTCGTTGCGGCGGCGAAACTCTCCAACCGCTACATTGGCGACCGGTTTTTGCCCGACAAGGCGATCGACCTGGTCGATGAGTCCGCGGCGCGCCTTCGGACGGAGATCGACAGTCTCCCGGCCGAGCTCGACGAAGTATCACGCAAGGTGCTCCAACTGGAAATCGAACGGGAAGCGCTCAAGAAGGAAACCGATCCGGGAAGCAAAGCACGGCTGCAATCTATTGAAAAGGAACTCGCGGAGAAAAATCGAGATCTCCAGGCACTGAAGACACGCTGGGAATCCGAAAAGAATTCGGTCAGCAAACTCCGGAAGATCCGTCAACAGATCGAGGACGTGAAGCAACAGATCGATCGGTCCGAGCGGGCCTATGACCTCAACAAGGTGGCTGAGTTACGCTATGGCGAACTGCCGCGCCTGGAACGCGAATTGGAACTGGAGCAGCAATCCCTCGGCAAGAAGCAGAACGAAACTCGCCTGCTGAAAGAAGAGGTAGACGAAGAGGACATTGCGGCGGTTGTGAGCCGATGGACGGGCATTCCCGTCACCCGGCTCGTCGAGGGCGAAATGGAAAAGCTGCTGAAATTGGACGAGCTCCTACACACACGCGTCGTGGGCCAGGAGCAGGCGGTTACGGCGGTGGCCGATGCCGTTGTCAGGGCACGCTCCGGCATCAAGGATCCCAACCGGCCGATCGGGTCGTTTCTATTCCTCGGCCCTACCGGCGTCGGCAAAACGGAGCTGGCTCGCGCGCTCTCTGTCACACTGTTCGATGACGAGTCGAACCTCATTCGGATCGACATGTCCGAATACATGGAGAAGCACACGGTAGCCCGGCTCATCGGCGCCCCTCCGGGATACGTTGGCTACGAAGAAGGAGGGCAACTGACTGAGGCCGTGCGTCGGCATCCGTTCTCGGTGATCCTGTTCGATGAAATCGAGAAGGCGCACCATGACGTGTTTAACATTCTCTTGCAGGTGCTGGATGATGGACGTCTGACCGATTCCCAGGGGCGCACCGTCGACTTCAAGAATACGGTTCTGATTATGACCTCGAACATCGGCAGTCAGCATATTCTTGAAGCCCAGCAGGCCGGAGCTTCGTATGAAACGATGAAGGCGCAAGTGACGAGCGAGCTACGTGCGCACTTCCGGCCGGAGTTTCTGAATCGAGTCGATGAAATCGTCGTGTTCCATGCCCTCGGGCACGAACACTTGACGAAAATCGTCGAGATTCAGCTGGAACGTCTGCGGGCCCGCCTGA